AAATGCGGCTGCCAGATCCTGGTACGGAAACAGCGGCTCGCCAAACTGATGGGGTGCGGACCGGTCTTTCATTGGCGGACCCGAAAGCGGTTTGATGATTGCAATCTCTGGATCGTCTTTCAACAGTTCAATAGCATTGCTGCACCAGTCAGGGTGCCCGCCGCCCAGAAAAATATCGGAATCCAGATGAAAGACATAATCAGTCTCAGCCCTGTGGAGTCCATAAATGTAGCTATAGAACGGTCCGCCGCGATAATCTTTCACCGGGAGTGAATCTCTCCCCCAAATCTCTTGTGCCACCTCTTTTATGGCTTCATCACTGTAATCGACATAATGTACTACAGCTTTGTCATATTGCTGTTCTACATCCTCAAGAATTTGCTTGAATTCCGTGATCTGCTCATCACTAAAATGAAACCTTCCCTTTCGGCTGGGGCGAATATCGGCGGTAATGTGAATCTCATTCACCTGGTTCCCCAAAACGGAAATCTGATGCTTCAAAAGAGACCGCAGAAACCGGTTATCGGTCGGGGCTGTATTAATTTGCAGTGTTATCGTTTTCAGCTTAGCCACTGTCATTTTTTTACCTGTACATCTTTATAAGTTCTGCGCAATTATTGCCGGTACTCTTCATTATCTTCGAAAATAAAATGAAGTTTATAAGCAAGAACGCAGGTTAGTGCATTGCATTTACCTCTTGCTTTGTACTGTGCAAAAATATGGTTTGTATTTCTTTTTATCTCATTGTTTGGCATATTTTTCAACCCGGATTGAAACAAGTGGTGAACCTGGTCTCTGAGCACTTTATTTTCGCTGAACCAGTCATCAAATGGATTCATTGAACTTCGGTCTCTCCCCAACAGACGTTTAAAAAGTGATTGTGCCCTGTTCAACTTCATAAAAAGTTTAGTTAACGCTCTGTTCTTTGGTGCTATTCCTGTGCTGTCCCACCGATAATTGAAAAAATGTGGGTGCTTATTTCGAATCCATTCAGTGTAGA
The window above is part of the Rhodohalobacter sp. SW132 genome. Proteins encoded here:
- a CDS encoding glycosyltransferase family A protein; its protein translation is MAKLKTITLQINTAPTDNRFLRSLLKHQISVLGNQVNEIHITADIRPSRKGRFHFSDEQITEFKQILEDVEQQYDKAVVHYVDYSDEAIKEVAQEIWGRDSLPVKDYRGGPFYSYIYGLHRAETDYVFHLDSDIFLGGGHPDWCSNAIELLKDDPEIAIIKPLSGPPMKDRSAPHQFGEPLFPYQDLAAAFFSDNFTTRVYLTEKKRLTGILKEITLDKPDLLRSLIGRWQRNPAVKTPAQLLSDYLAKTEYCRLDYLGAEPGLWTLHPPFRSEEFYSKLDDIIEAVENNKVPDAQRGHYDINHAFVDWSSAIDNLPVYRRKKARQRFQ